One window of Mesorhizobium loti R88b genomic DNA carries:
- a CDS encoding sulfotransferase family protein: MTLKLIGAGFGRTGTWSTFAALNRLGLPCYHMQEVIMNKANKGHLDFWRKVANSPPGSQHDWNRVFANYTATVDNPGCCVWKELLATYPDAKVLLTLHPRGAEAWYESTIDTIYFTKNVWQFKILEWLTPFGRKFGDMSNKLVWGRTLDGVMDDRAKAVARYNAYIEEVKAAVPPHKLLVYKVTEGWAPLCEFLGVALPNDPFPNLNDRETIKKIIRDIIKGSYIMLGLAIAAVVAVLAALWWWLG, from the coding sequence ATGACGCTCAAATTGATCGGGGCCGGTTTCGGCCGTACAGGCACGTGGTCGACTTTTGCCGCGCTGAACAGGCTCGGCCTGCCCTGCTATCACATGCAGGAAGTGATCATGAACAAGGCCAACAAGGGCCATCTCGATTTCTGGCGCAAAGTGGCCAACAGCCCACCCGGCAGCCAGCACGACTGGAACCGCGTCTTCGCCAATTATACGGCGACCGTCGACAATCCCGGCTGCTGCGTGTGGAAAGAATTGCTGGCCACCTATCCCGACGCCAAGGTGCTTTTGACCTTGCACCCGCGCGGCGCCGAGGCGTGGTACGAAAGCACCATCGACACGATCTATTTCACCAAGAATGTCTGGCAGTTCAAGATCCTGGAGTGGCTGACGCCGTTCGGCCGGAAATTCGGCGACATGTCGAACAAGCTGGTGTGGGGCCGCACGCTGGACGGCGTGATGGACGACCGCGCCAAGGCCGTGGCGCGATACAACGCCTATATCGAGGAGGTGAAGGCAGCGGTGCCGCCGCACAAGCTGCTGGTCTACAAGGTGACCGAGGGCTGGGCGCCGCTCTGTGAGTTCCTGGGCGTTGCGCTGCCCAACGATCCCTTCCCCAACCTCAACGACCGCGAGACGATCAAGAAGATCATCCGCGACATCATCAAGGGGTCGTACATCATGCTGGGGCTGGCGATCGCCGCTGTGGTGGCGGTGCTTGCCGCGCTGTGGTGGTGGCTGGGCTAG
- a CDS encoding exopolysaccharide production repressor protein: MYFGQFLVGMSATTIVVAVWTYMATGSFWEALAWTVVTLIILQVGYVVLVIRLIYRRAQQAEASHEQVSRVPPLRRDGVCL, from the coding sequence ATGTATTTTGGACAGTTTCTCGTTGGGATGTCGGCCACGACGATCGTTGTCGCGGTGTGGACCTATATGGCCACCGGTTCTTTCTGGGAGGCGCTGGCCTGGACGGTGGTGACCCTGATCATACTGCAGGTGGGCTATGTGGTGCTGGTCATCAGGCTTATCTACAGGCGCGCGCAACAGGCCGAAGCGAGCCATGAGCAAGTCAGCCGCGTGCCGCCCTTGCGGCGGGATGGTGTCTGTCTCTGA
- a CDS encoding DUF1236 domain-containing protein, with product MKYYLSGTAAALVLMSGIGVAAAEDVVVVKQPAQQIVVQPEQETVVRQYIKKEPLASVNLLGVELKLGSPVPDTVVLREVPDVKYRVAVINDQTVLVDPDTHQIVEVLH from the coding sequence ATGAAATATTATCTTTCGGGTACGGCAGCCGCACTGGTCCTCATGAGCGGCATTGGTGTCGCGGCGGCTGAAGACGTCGTCGTGGTCAAGCAGCCGGCGCAGCAGATCGTGGTCCAACCCGAGCAGGAGACCGTCGTTCGCCAATACATCAAGAAGGAGCCGCTGGCATCGGTCAACCTTCTGGGCGTCGAGCTGAAGCTCGGCTCGCCGGTGCCGGATACGGTTGTGCTGCGCGAAGTGCCTGATGTGAAGTACCGCGTGGCCGTCATCAATGACCAGACGGTCCTGGTGGACCCCGACACCCATCAGATCGTCGAAGTTCTGCACTGA
- the yghU gene encoding glutathione-dependent disulfide-bond oxidoreductase, whose translation MTDYTPPKVWTWNKANGGAFASINRPIAGPTHDKELPVGKHPLQLYSLATPNGVKVTVMLEELLARGHKGAEYDAWLIKINDGDQFGSGFVEVNPNSKIPALMDRSGKTPIRIFESGSILVYLAEKFGEFLPTEQPARAEVLSWLFWQMGSAPYLGGGFGHFYAYAPQKFEYAIDRFAMETKRQMDVLDRRLAEAEYLGGKDYSIADMAVWPWYGGLALGRMYNDSADFLSVQEYSHVQRWAKAIDERPAVKRGRMVNRAFGEPAMQLHERHDASDFETKTQDKLATAAE comes from the coding sequence ATGACCGACTACACCCCGCCGAAAGTATGGACCTGGAACAAGGCAAATGGCGGCGCCTTTGCCAGCATCAACCGGCCGATCGCCGGGCCGACGCATGACAAGGAACTGCCTGTCGGCAAGCATCCGCTGCAGCTCTATTCGCTGGCGACGCCGAACGGCGTCAAGGTGACTGTGATGCTTGAGGAGCTTCTGGCGCGCGGCCACAAGGGCGCCGAATACGATGCATGGCTGATCAAGATCAATGATGGCGACCAGTTCGGCAGCGGTTTCGTCGAGGTCAACCCCAACTCCAAGATTCCGGCGCTGATGGACCGCAGCGGCAAGACGCCAATCCGGATCTTCGAATCCGGCTCGATCCTGGTCTATCTCGCGGAAAAATTCGGCGAATTCCTGCCCACCGAGCAGCCGGCCCGTGCGGAAGTGCTGTCCTGGCTGTTCTGGCAGATGGGTTCGGCGCCGTATCTGGGCGGCGGCTTCGGCCATTTCTATGCCTACGCGCCGCAGAAATTCGAATACGCCATCGACCGCTTCGCCATGGAAACCAAGCGACAGATGGACGTGCTCGACCGCCGGCTGGCCGAAGCGGAATATCTCGGCGGCAAGGATTACTCGATCGCCGACATGGCGGTCTGGCCCTGGTATGGCGGGCTGGCGCTCGGCCGCATGTACAATGATTCCGCCGACTTCCTGTCGGTGCAGGAATACAGCCATGTGCAGCGCTGGGCCAAGGCGATCGACGAGCGCCCGGCGGTCAAGCGCGGCCGCATGGTCAATCGCGCCTTCGGCGAGCCGGCCATGCAGCTGCACGAGCGCCACGACGCCAGCGATTTCGAGACGAAGACGCAGGACAAGCTGGCAACGGCCGCCGAGTAG
- a CDS encoding IS5 family transposase, whose amino-acid sequence MAVKQTGQLSLAEAFLGTKLVGGSSPLDRLSGLVKWYRFEKLLNPLRDGGPGRAAWPPLVLFKALLLQSLYGLSDRELEEALSDRLSFRRFVGLGLEESIPDHTVLSRFRNLLVGEGLMEKLFGELDRQLEKAGVILKRGTMLDATLIDAVSLPPTDERPSRDADARPTVRQSKRDFTFGYKAHVGVDEGSGLIRTVITTPANVNDTVVADALICGDEKTVWADAAYDTHARRARLKAAGKKPRIARRPNKHHALPPRLKHYNRLIARRRAAVETTFATLKNRMKLTTIRYVGLAKATAQVTMAAIAFNMRRWIAISG is encoded by the coding sequence ATGGCAGTGAAGCAGACGGGTCAGTTGAGCTTGGCGGAAGCCTTTCTGGGTACCAAGCTGGTGGGCGGTTCTTCGCCGCTCGACCGGCTGTCAGGTTTGGTGAAGTGGTACCGCTTCGAGAAGCTGCTCAACCCGCTGCGCGATGGCGGACCGGGTCGGGCTGCATGGCCGCCGCTGGTGCTGTTCAAGGCACTGCTGCTGCAGTCGCTCTACGGCCTATCTGATCGCGAACTGGAGGAGGCGCTGAGCGACCGGTTGTCATTCAGGCGTTTTGTCGGGCTTGGTCTTGAGGAGAGCATTCCCGATCACACGGTGCTGTCGCGCTTTCGCAACCTTCTTGTCGGCGAAGGGCTGATGGAGAAGCTGTTTGGCGAACTGGATCGGCAGTTGGAGAAGGCCGGCGTGATCTTAAAGCGCGGCACAATGCTGGATGCCACGCTAATCGACGCGGTCTCATTGCCGCCGACGGACGAGCGGCCGTCGAGGGATGCCGATGCCCGTCCCACCGTAAGACAGAGTAAGCGCGACTTCACCTTCGGTTACAAGGCCCATGTCGGGGTGGATGAGGGCTCCGGCCTGATCCGCACGGTGATCACCACTCCAGCCAACGTCAACGACACCGTGGTGGCCGATGCCTTGATCTGCGGCGACGAAAAGACGGTATGGGCGGATGCCGCCTACGACACCCATGCCCGCCGTGCTCGGCTCAAGGCTGCAGGCAAGAAGCCCCGCATCGCGCGCCGCCCCAACAAGCACCATGCGCTGCCGCCGCGGCTCAAACATTACAACCGTCTGATCGCCAGACGGCGTGCCGCAGTCGAGACCACCTTCGCCACGCTCAAGAACCGCATGAAGCTGACCACGATCCGCTATGTCGGGCTGGCGAAGGCCACTGCCCAGGTGACGATGGCGGCGATCGCCTTCAACATGCGCCGATGGATTGCCATCTCGGGATAG
- a CDS encoding S1C family serine protease, whose protein sequence is MTINPNPRSVVAVRATVPEDAFTAGALGTLREGSGVVIRDDGLVLTIGYLITEAEEVWLTAHDGRVIPAHALAYDQESGFGLVQALAPTGLPAVALGDAGKARIGDAVVLADGIGRAVEAKIVTKQEFAGYWEYLLDEAIFIAPAHPSWGGAPLFGADGALLGIGSLRLQMSRAGEVADINMIVPIDLLPPILDDLLTRGQVARPPRPWLGALSAESDGKVVVMSVTAGGPAAKAGLREGDVISEVRDGAVDGLADFYRKLWDSGSAGAEIPMRVVRDGRETWLRVKSADRGSFLKKPQLQ, encoded by the coding sequence ATGACCATCAATCCCAATCCGCGCTCCGTCGTTGCCGTGCGCGCGACCGTTCCCGAGGATGCCTTCACGGCCGGCGCGCTGGGCACGCTGAGGGAAGGCAGCGGCGTCGTCATCAGGGATGACGGGCTGGTGCTGACCATCGGCTATCTCATCACCGAGGCCGAGGAAGTTTGGCTGACCGCGCATGACGGCCGTGTCATTCCCGCGCACGCGCTGGCCTATGACCAGGAATCGGGCTTCGGGCTTGTTCAGGCGCTGGCGCCGACCGGGCTGCCGGCCGTGGCGCTGGGCGATGCCGGCAAGGCCAGGATCGGCGATGCGGTGGTGCTCGCCGACGGCATCGGCCGGGCGGTCGAGGCCAAGATCGTCACCAAGCAGGAATTCGCCGGCTATTGGGAGTATCTGCTCGACGAGGCGATCTTCATCGCGCCCGCGCATCCGTCCTGGGGCGGGGCGCCGCTGTTTGGCGCCGATGGCGCGCTGCTCGGCATCGGCTCGCTGCGCCTGCAGATGAGCCGCGCCGGCGAGGTCGCCGATATCAATATGATCGTGCCGATCGATCTGCTGCCGCCGATCCTCGACGATCTCCTGACGCGCGGCCAGGTGGCCAGGCCGCCGCGTCCGTGGCTCGGCGCGCTGTCGGCCGAGAGCGACGGCAAGGTGGTGGTGATGAGCGTGACCGCGGGTGGGCCGGCCGCCAAGGCGGGCTTGCGCGAAGGCGACGTCATCTCCGAGGTCCGCGACGGTGCGGTCGACGGGCTTGCCGATTTCTATCGCAAGCTGTGGGACAGCGGCTCGGCCGGCGCGGAAATCCCGATGCGGGTGGTGCGCGACGGTCGCGAGACCTGGCTGCGGGTGAAATCCGCCGACCGTGGCAGCTTCTTGAAGAAGCCGCAGTTGCAATAG
- a CDS encoding LysR family transcriptional regulator: MHPRLLRTFLAVARSRNITRAAEAVHLAQSSVSDQIQALEAELGTALFTRSKSGLDLTPAGLALKPIAEELLRLDGEARAAVLLAAGQTNGTLTIGALETIASARLAPWLPGFQAIHPEITVRMKVADSGTLLRQLGDGDIDVAFCFERSDLAKADERLARRTIVAEPLVLVAAPGHDAAPHDLAALAARHFVVTEPGCVYRHMFDTAFAESTAPRLAAEVGSIGAIARLVAAGAGLSLVPRLAVSDALERGELVELPWPGPVQAAPLTMIWRRRRVHPPALRQLLAAARDTLARPEAGSGVESADSAKPLFPNRLTEAAAS; encoded by the coding sequence ATGCATCCAAGACTGCTCAGGACTTTTCTCGCGGTGGCGCGCAGCCGCAACATCACGCGTGCGGCCGAGGCGGTTCACCTTGCGCAATCCAGTGTCAGCGACCAGATCCAGGCCCTCGAGGCCGAACTGGGCACTGCCTTGTTCACGCGCTCCAAGTCAGGCCTGGACCTGACGCCGGCGGGGCTGGCACTGAAGCCGATCGCCGAAGAGCTGTTGCGGCTCGACGGTGAGGCGCGCGCGGCGGTGCTGCTGGCTGCCGGACAGACAAATGGAACGTTGACCATCGGCGCGCTGGAGACGATCGCCTCGGCGCGGTTGGCGCCCTGGCTGCCGGGGTTCCAGGCCATCCATCCCGAGATCACCGTGCGCATGAAGGTGGCCGACAGCGGTACGCTGCTGCGTCAGCTAGGGGATGGCGACATCGACGTCGCCTTCTGCTTCGAGCGTAGCGATCTTGCGAAGGCCGATGAACGCCTGGCCAGGCGAACCATTGTGGCCGAACCGCTGGTGCTGGTCGCGGCTCCGGGGCATGACGCCGCGCCACACGACCTGGCGGCGCTTGCCGCGCGGCACTTCGTGGTGACGGAGCCCGGATGTGTGTACCGGCACATGTTCGACACCGCCTTTGCCGAGAGCACGGCACCCAGACTTGCCGCCGAGGTCGGCAGCATCGGTGCCATTGCCCGGCTGGTGGCGGCCGGCGCCGGCTTGAGTCTCGTTCCGCGTCTCGCCGTCAGCGACGCGCTTGAGCGTGGTGAGCTTGTCGAACTGCCGTGGCCCGGCCCGGTGCAGGCCGCGCCGCTAACGATGATCTGGCGACGCCGGCGCGTCCACCCGCCGGCACTGCGGCAATTGCTCGCCGCCGCGCGTGATACGTTGGCGCGTCCCGAAGCGGGTTCAGGAGTTGAATCGGCGGATAGCGCCAAGCCCTTGTTTCCAAACAGACTGACGGAAGCCGCCGCCAGCTAG
- a CDS encoding SDR family oxidoreductase — translation MSISNQKILIVGGGSGMGLALARRCVEAGAEIVIAGRSKDRLRQAREALGNPTRLTVAVVDITREEQVAALFARIGGLDHIVSTAADIEGAYRLLPELDLKAAQRVVDSKLFGPLLLARHGAPRLAATGSMTFVSGIAAYRPAARGSVVAAVNAALEGLVRALAVELAPIRVNAVSPGWVDTEIWAQVAGDRKAETLAAMAERLPVGRVGQPDDIADALLFLIGNGFTTGTTLHVEGGHRLV, via the coding sequence ATGAGCATTTCAAACCAGAAGATCCTGATCGTCGGCGGCGGTTCCGGCATGGGCCTGGCCCTGGCCAGGCGTTGCGTCGAGGCCGGTGCCGAGATCGTCATCGCCGGGCGCAGCAAAGACAGGCTGCGACAGGCACGCGAGGCGCTGGGCAACCCCACTCGCCTCACCGTCGCCGTCGTCGACATCACGCGGGAAGAGCAGGTTGCAGCGTTATTCGCCCGCATCGGCGGCCTCGACCACATCGTCAGCACGGCGGCCGACATCGAAGGCGCCTACAGGCTGCTGCCGGAGCTTGACCTCAAGGCGGCGCAACGCGTTGTCGACAGCAAGCTCTTCGGCCCGCTGCTGCTCGCCAGGCATGGTGCGCCACGGCTTGCCGCGACCGGCTCGATGACCTTCGTTTCCGGCATCGCTGCCTACCGGCCCGCGGCGCGCGGCTCTGTCGTCGCCGCCGTCAATGCCGCGCTCGAAGGCCTGGTGCGGGCGCTGGCCGTCGAGCTGGCGCCGATCAGGGTCAACGCCGTTTCGCCCGGCTGGGTCGACACCGAAATCTGGGCGCAGGTTGCCGGCGACCGCAAAGCCGAAACGCTTGCCGCGATGGCCGAGCGGCTGCCGGTCGGCAGGGTCGGCCAGCCCGACGACATCGCCGACGCGCTTTTGTTCCTCATCGGCAATGGCTTTACCACGGGGACCACGCTGCATGTCGAGGGCGGACACCGGCTGGTCTAG
- a CDS encoding VOC family protein, which produces MAIETIFAHVSCSDLEASIGWYEKLFGKPPLRRPMPGLAEWQFTDSAEVQLFEDKDKAGTSTLTLGVLPLAPERQRLLDAGLEPGPIEEATDFWIMRMRDPDGNLVVFASAERDRSQAGVQARLS; this is translated from the coding sequence ATGGCGATCGAAACCATTTTCGCTCATGTCAGTTGCTCCGACCTCGAGGCCAGCATTGGCTGGTACGAAAAGCTCTTCGGCAAGCCGCCGCTGCGCCGGCCGATGCCGGGGCTGGCCGAATGGCAATTCACCGACAGCGCCGAAGTGCAGCTATTCGAGGACAAGGACAAGGCCGGCACCTCGACACTGACGCTTGGCGTGCTGCCGCTGGCGCCCGAAAGGCAGAGGCTGCTGGATGCGGGACTGGAACCTGGCCCCATCGAGGAGGCCACGGATTTCTGGATCATGCGCATGCGCGATCCCGATGGGAATCTGGTTGTGTTTGCCAGTGCGGAGAGGGATAGAAGCCAGGCAGGCGTTCAAGCGCGACTTAGCTGA
- a CDS encoding YdeI/OmpD-associated family protein: MAPVKVDPNKVREFPDPASFHAWLGEHHASETEVWIKVHKVGSGLKSITPKQAIDVVLCFGWIDAVRKGLDDNSFLQRYTPRGKKSIWSKINIDNVARLIEEGRMTERGLKQVEAAKADGRWARAYGSGKEMKIPDDLQAAIDAEPAAKAMLDKLSAQNRFSLAFRTHNMKTEAGRKKKIETFVAMLKRGETIYPQGKK, translated from the coding sequence ATGGCGCCGGTCAAGGTCGATCCCAACAAGGTCCGGGAGTTTCCGGACCCGGCCAGTTTCCACGCCTGGCTCGGCGAGCACCACGCCTCGGAAACCGAAGTGTGGATCAAGGTCCACAAGGTGGGCTCGGGACTGAAGTCGATCACGCCGAAGCAAGCCATCGACGTCGTGCTGTGCTTCGGCTGGATCGACGCGGTGCGCAAGGGGCTGGACGACAACAGTTTTCTCCAGCGCTACACGCCGCGCGGCAAAAAGAGCATCTGGAGCAAGATCAACATCGACAATGTCGCGCGGCTCATAGAGGAGGGCCGCATGACAGAACGTGGGCTGAAACAGGTTGAGGCCGCCAAGGCCGACGGGCGCTGGGCGCGCGCCTATGGCAGCGGCAAGGAGATGAAAATCCCCGACGATCTGCAAGCGGCCATCGACGCCGAGCCTGCGGCAAAAGCGATGCTGGACAAACTCAGCGCGCAGAACCGCTTCTCGCTCGCCTTCCGCACCCACAACATGAAGACCGAGGCCGGACGCAAGAAAAAGATCGAGACCTTCGTCGCCATGCTGAAGCGTGGCGAGACGATCTATCCGCAGGGCAAGAAATAG